Proteins from one Oncorhynchus gorbuscha isolate QuinsamMale2020 ecotype Even-year linkage group LG18, OgorEven_v1.0, whole genome shotgun sequence genomic window:
- the LOC124004100 gene encoding myoglobin-like: protein MDNFDMVLKCWEPVEADYNKHGGLVLSRLFAEHPDTLMLFPKFAGIAAGDLSGNTAVAAHGATVLRKLGELLKAKGDHAAIKLLATTHATKHKIALNNFTLITEIICKVMGEEAGLDGAGQEALRQVMGVIIADIDVTYKELGFAG, encoded by the exons ATGGATAACTTTGACATGGTTCTGAAGTGCTGGGAGCCAGTGGAGGCTGACTACAACAAACACGGAGGACTGGTTCTGAGCCG TCTGTTTGCAGAGCACCCAGACACCCTGATGTTGTTCCCTAAGTTCGCAGGCATCGCCGCGGGCGACCTGTCAGGGAACACAGCAGTAGCTGCCCATGGGGCCACTGTGCTTAGGAAGCTGGGTGAGCTGCTGAAAGCTAAAGGTGACCACGCTGCCATCAAGCTCCTGGCAACCACCCACGCCACCAAGCACAAGATTGCCCTCAACAACTTCACG CTCATCACTGAGATCATCTGCAAAGTGATGGGTGAGGAGGCAGGGCTGGATGGGGCAGGACAGGAAGCTCTGAGGCAGGTGATGGGTGTGATCATAGCTGACATCGATGTCACCTACAAGGAGCTGGGCTTTGCTGGGTAA
- the LOC124003657 gene encoding serine hydrolase-like protein isoform X1, whose amino-acid sequence MQTLKGVRHLMTSATMKQAVTEFNMPVPWGEIRGKVWGPDHGRPILCLHGWADNCGTFNTLIPLLPKEWKCVAVDMAGHGLSSHRPPGVFYSFPAYVADIRRVIGALQWKRFSIIGHSMGGNVAGMFSALYPEMVDSVVLLDSYGFLPTDAKELHTVIRQGFEGMLEFEKKKDEKVYTYENALMRLLAANPSLLEQSAHILLERGLAQVEGGVVFTRDIRINLKNVVRVSLEQSLELQSRIQARVLVVLAEEGFEKMFSEPQQKIFTSTLLLGYKEQSGMVVNVPGDHHVHLNTPETVAQLITDFLQKEAPSHSTAEDTQAAKL is encoded by the exons ATGCAAACTTTGAAAGGAGTCAGACACTTGATGACATCAGCTACCATGAAACAAGCAG TGACAGAGTTCAATATGCCAGTGCCGTGGGGAGAGATAAGGGGCAAGGTCTGGGGTCCTGACCATGGTCGACCAATACTCTGCCTGCACGGCTGGGCAGACAATTGTGGCACTTTCAACACTCTCATTCCACTGCTGCCAAAAG agtGGAAGTGTGTAGCTGTGGATATGGCTGGCCATGGCCTCTCCTCGCATAGACCTCCTGGAGTCTTCTACAGCTTTCCTGCTTATGTGGCTGACATACGGCGAGTCATTGGAG CTCTCCAATGGAAGAGATTCTCTATTATCGGACACAGTATGG GTGGCAATGTAGCTGGAATG TTCAGTGCATTGTATCCAGAGATGGTGGATTCAGTGGTTCTCCTGGACTCCTATGGATTCTTACCCACAGACGCA AAGGAATTGCATACGGTGATAAGACAGGGATTTGAAGGAATGCTTGAGTTTGAGAAGAAGAAAGATGAGAAGGTTTACACCTATGAGAACGCATTGATGAG GCTTTTGGCAGCAAACCCCTCTCTCTTGGAGCAGTCAGCCCACATTCTTCTAGAACGAGGACTCGCTCAGGTTGAAGGAG GGGTGGTGTTCACCCGAGACATTAGAATCAATCTG AAAAACGTTGTGCGTGTCAGTCTGGAGCAGAGTCTGGAGTTGCAGTCCAGGATACAGGCCAGAGTTCTAGTAGTGCT GGCGGAGGAGGGGTTTGAGAAGATGTTTTCTGAACCACAACAGAAGATATTTACCTCAACGCTACTTCTAGGGTATAAAGAACAAAGC ggcATGGTGGTTAACGTACCTGGTGATCATCATGTCCACCTGAACACCCCTGAGACTGTGGCTCAACTCATCACTGACTTCCTCCAGAAAGAAGCTCCTTCACACAGCACTGCAGAGGATACACAGGCAGCCAAGTTATAA
- the LOC124003657 gene encoding serine hydrolase-like protein isoform X3 — MQTLKGVRHLMTSATMKQAVTEFNMPVPWGEIRGKVWGPDHGRPILCLHGWADNCGTFNTLIPLLPKALQWKRFSIIGHSMGGNVAGMFSALYPEMVDSVVLLDSYGFLPTDAKELHTVIRQGFEGMLEFEKKKDEKVYTYENALMRLLAANPSLLEQSAHILLERGLAQVEGGVVFTRDIRINLKNVVRVSLEQSLELQSRIQARVLVVLAEEGFEKMFSEPQQKIFTSTLLLGYKEQSGMVVNVPGDHHVHLNTPETVAQLITDFLQKEAPSHSTAEDTQAAKL, encoded by the exons ATGCAAACTTTGAAAGGAGTCAGACACTTGATGACATCAGCTACCATGAAACAAGCAG TGACAGAGTTCAATATGCCAGTGCCGTGGGGAGAGATAAGGGGCAAGGTCTGGGGTCCTGACCATGGTCGACCAATACTCTGCCTGCACGGCTGGGCAGACAATTGTGGCACTTTCAACACTCTCATTCCACTGCTGCCAAAAG CTCTCCAATGGAAGAGATTCTCTATTATCGGACACAGTATGG GTGGCAATGTAGCTGGAATG TTCAGTGCATTGTATCCAGAGATGGTGGATTCAGTGGTTCTCCTGGACTCCTATGGATTCTTACCCACAGACGCA AAGGAATTGCATACGGTGATAAGACAGGGATTTGAAGGAATGCTTGAGTTTGAGAAGAAGAAAGATGAGAAGGTTTACACCTATGAGAACGCATTGATGAG GCTTTTGGCAGCAAACCCCTCTCTCTTGGAGCAGTCAGCCCACATTCTTCTAGAACGAGGACTCGCTCAGGTTGAAGGAG GGGTGGTGTTCACCCGAGACATTAGAATCAATCTG AAAAACGTTGTGCGTGTCAGTCTGGAGCAGAGTCTGGAGTTGCAGTCCAGGATACAGGCCAGAGTTCTAGTAGTGCT GGCGGAGGAGGGGTTTGAGAAGATGTTTTCTGAACCACAACAGAAGATATTTACCTCAACGCTACTTCTAGGGTATAAAGAACAAAGC ggcATGGTGGTTAACGTACCTGGTGATCATCATGTCCACCTGAACACCCCTGAGACTGTGGCTCAACTCATCACTGACTTCCTCCAGAAAGAAGCTCCTTCACACAGCACTGCAGAGGATACACAGGCAGCCAAGTTATAA
- the LOC124003657 gene encoding serine hydrolase-like protein isoform X2, with product MQTLKGVRHLMTSATMKQAVTEFNMPVPWGEIRGKVWGPDHGRPILCLHGWADNCGTFNTLIPLLPKEWKCVAVDMAGHGLSSHRPPGVFYSFPAYVADIRRVIGALQWKRFSIIGHSMGGNVAGMFSALYPEMVDSVVLLDSYGFLPTDAELHTVIRQGFEGMLEFEKKKDEKVYTYENALMRLLAANPSLLEQSAHILLERGLAQVEGGVVFTRDIRINLKNVVRVSLEQSLELQSRIQARVLVVLAEEGFEKMFSEPQQKIFTSTLLLGYKEQSGMVVNVPGDHHVHLNTPETVAQLITDFLQKEAPSHSTAEDTQAAKL from the exons ATGCAAACTTTGAAAGGAGTCAGACACTTGATGACATCAGCTACCATGAAACAAGCAG TGACAGAGTTCAATATGCCAGTGCCGTGGGGAGAGATAAGGGGCAAGGTCTGGGGTCCTGACCATGGTCGACCAATACTCTGCCTGCACGGCTGGGCAGACAATTGTGGCACTTTCAACACTCTCATTCCACTGCTGCCAAAAG agtGGAAGTGTGTAGCTGTGGATATGGCTGGCCATGGCCTCTCCTCGCATAGACCTCCTGGAGTCTTCTACAGCTTTCCTGCTTATGTGGCTGACATACGGCGAGTCATTGGAG CTCTCCAATGGAAGAGATTCTCTATTATCGGACACAGTATGG GTGGCAATGTAGCTGGAATG TTCAGTGCATTGTATCCAGAGATGGTGGATTCAGTGGTTCTCCTGGACTCCTATGGATTCTTACCCACAGACGCA GAATTGCATACGGTGATAAGACAGGGATTTGAAGGAATGCTTGAGTTTGAGAAGAAGAAAGATGAGAAGGTTTACACCTATGAGAACGCATTGATGAG GCTTTTGGCAGCAAACCCCTCTCTCTTGGAGCAGTCAGCCCACATTCTTCTAGAACGAGGACTCGCTCAGGTTGAAGGAG GGGTGGTGTTCACCCGAGACATTAGAATCAATCTG AAAAACGTTGTGCGTGTCAGTCTGGAGCAGAGTCTGGAGTTGCAGTCCAGGATACAGGCCAGAGTTCTAGTAGTGCT GGCGGAGGAGGGGTTTGAGAAGATGTTTTCTGAACCACAACAGAAGATATTTACCTCAACGCTACTTCTAGGGTATAAAGAACAAAGC ggcATGGTGGTTAACGTACCTGGTGATCATCATGTCCACCTGAACACCCCTGAGACTGTGGCTCAACTCATCACTGACTTCCTCCAGAAAGAAGCTCCTTCACACAGCACTGCAGAGGATACACAGGCAGCCAAGTTATAA